Proteins encoded by one window of Vampirovibrionales bacterium:
- a CDS encoding TolC family protein has protein sequence MSGSRPAFARHTRAIGRQQRLSGLLALAFSLTLVCSLCAPSQALSLDEAIQKAIEASFDLKIAATDVSISRQDVLRTQLNEYLPAATFRVNTEYARDLTGSAMPSVRSVGDTISVNNTLYQNSMALQLSYNVLDFGVRRHKVRYLKQDVQAKAAAARAELGALKEKVVRLYTEALLADTDRRVQQLVASSQQEVTILKQRLYQAGLISRAEVADEAVQLAQSLADAQAQTDRYEQALSRLSQVTHETYSGKGTALEPLQARAQVDDFQSVDFTNTAQTREVDHQIAQKREELKVLNRQLLPAITAYGNYRLYGSDPQRVLSTYRQTEPFAASVGMATSIALFDAGRQVAGRKKIHLELEKLSLQREKVIDEQRNRWLSTVKAEEAAQRAAQQAEVVLRERESKLGLLNRLADERMLDQTLLIKAKIKTLADRRERDKAAIERLSALETLRILAEGAP, from the coding sequence ATGTCGGGGTCACGGCCAGCCTTTGCGCGGCACACGCGAGCGATCGGGCGGCAACAGCGTCTGAGCGGGCTTCTGGCGCTGGCGTTTTCGCTGACGCTGGTATGTTCGCTCTGCGCGCCTTCTCAGGCGCTCAGCCTGGATGAGGCCATTCAGAAAGCCATCGAGGCTTCCTTTGACCTTAAAATCGCGGCGACCGACGTGTCCATCAGCCGCCAGGACGTGTTGCGCACCCAACTCAACGAGTATCTGCCCGCCGCCACGTTTCGCGTCAATACCGAATACGCGCGCGATCTGACCGGCAGCGCGATGCCGTCGGTGCGCAGCGTCGGCGACACGATCTCGGTCAATAACACGCTGTATCAGAACTCGATGGCGCTTCAACTCTCGTATAACGTGCTGGATTTCGGCGTTCGCCGTCATAAAGTACGCTACCTCAAGCAGGATGTTCAGGCCAAAGCCGCCGCCGCACGCGCTGAGCTGGGCGCGCTCAAAGAGAAAGTCGTCCGTCTTTATACTGAGGCGCTTCTTGCCGACACCGACCGCCGGGTGCAGCAGCTCGTCGCCTCTTCGCAGCAGGAAGTGACCATCCTCAAGCAACGCCTGTATCAAGCCGGGTTGATTTCGCGCGCAGAAGTGGCCGATGAGGCGGTTCAGCTCGCGCAATCGCTCGCCGACGCCCAAGCGCAGACCGATCGCTATGAGCAGGCCCTCAGCAGACTCTCGCAAGTCACCCATGAAACCTACAGCGGCAAGGGAACCGCGCTGGAGCCGCTGCAAGCGCGCGCCCAAGTCGACGATTTCCAGTCCGTGGATTTCACCAACACCGCGCAAACGCGCGAGGTGGACCATCAAATCGCCCAGAAACGCGAAGAACTCAAGGTTTTAAACCGCCAGCTCCTGCCCGCCATCACGGCCTACGGCAATTACCGCCTGTATGGCTCCGACCCACAACGCGTCCTGTCGACCTATCGGCAGACCGAGCCGTTCGCCGCCTCTGTCGGCATGGCGACGTCGATTGCGCTGTTTGACGCCGGACGTCAGGTCGCCGGACGCAAGAAAATTCATCTGGAACTGGAAAAGCTTTCGCTGCAACGCGAAAAAGTTATTGATGAGCAGCGCAACCGCTGGTTATCGACCGTCAAAGCAGAGGAAGCCGCCCAGCGCGCCGCCCAACAAGCCGAAGTCGTCCTGAGAGAGCGCGAAAGCAAGCTCGGCCTGCTGAATCGTCTGGCAGACGAGCGCATGCTGGATCAAACGCTGCTGATTAAGGCCAAAATCAAGACGCTGGCCGATCGCCGCGAGCGTGACAAAGCCGCCATTGAGCGCTTATCGGCGCTGGAGACCCTGCGGATTCTGGCGGAGGGCGCGCCCTGA
- a CDS encoding HAMP domain-containing protein: MPARKGLTMTLKVKFILFGALLVTLMGLTQWLNAQNNAIIDHQRTAVDVIQRHMDADMKHDGIRGNVFSALVAAKTGNRQLLKDSQDEVAAMAEEFRQDVQNNQKADIPPEIRAQFDKIQQSVAQYSDFSLEMTRKASNFNAAIAMLPQFETVFGVLEEDQAKCSEMILAWSNDLAAQSNGIHGWLQSAMILLLLAAIGLPLFAIFGIFNPLSSLMNAMTLLSQGDTEAAIPDARRKDEIGLMAQTLNVFKQNAVERLRLAAAQRQSEREQMEAEARAERERLEADERQARQRQESQRHAEEEKQRTREDLAHRFEQRMQGLISGVSSSATALSRVCESLTDSIESSRHKASQVAHSADETTGNVQNVASAVDEMSATVQEIAAQMGNSARAVHFAVEKVEKADETAALLDSATVQIGKIVFTINEIAAQINLLALNATIESASAGEAGRGFAVVANEIKTLAGQTRQATAEIAQNITNIENASQQVIDVLSDIKTSIQSVNETSTTVSGAVEEQGSTTREIAHNMSNAARGVTHINEGLSEISGLSTTAAAAARQTLEETRSLSSEAERLSAEVSAFVKEVRGEEAGSKNPADRLMLATV, from the coding sequence ATGCCTGCACGAAAGGGGTTGACGATGACGCTGAAGGTAAAGTTCATCCTGTTCGGCGCGCTACTGGTCACGCTGATGGGCCTGACGCAATGGCTAAACGCGCAGAATAACGCCATTATTGACCACCAGCGCACCGCAGTAGACGTCATTCAGCGTCATATGGACGCCGACATGAAGCACGACGGCATTCGCGGCAATGTCTTTAGCGCGCTGGTCGCCGCCAAAACCGGCAATCGGCAGTTGTTGAAGGACTCGCAGGACGAAGTCGCCGCCATGGCCGAAGAATTTCGCCAGGATGTGCAGAATAACCAGAAAGCCGACATCCCGCCGGAAATTCGCGCCCAGTTTGATAAAATTCAGCAGTCGGTCGCCCAGTACAGCGATTTCAGCCTGGAGATGACGCGCAAGGCCTCGAATTTCAACGCGGCGATTGCGATGCTACCGCAGTTTGAGACCGTATTCGGCGTTCTGGAAGAAGATCAGGCCAAGTGCTCGGAAATGATTCTGGCCTGGTCAAACGATCTGGCGGCACAATCGAACGGAATTCACGGCTGGCTGCAAAGCGCCATGATCCTCCTGCTGCTTGCCGCCATTGGCCTGCCCCTGTTCGCCATTTTCGGTATCTTTAACCCTCTGTCATCGCTCATGAACGCCATGACGCTGCTGTCTCAAGGCGATACGGAGGCGGCAATCCCCGACGCGAGGCGCAAGGACGAGATCGGCCTGATGGCCCAGACGCTCAACGTCTTCAAGCAGAATGCCGTCGAAAGACTCCGGCTGGCCGCCGCTCAGCGCCAAAGCGAACGCGAGCAGATGGAAGCCGAAGCCCGCGCTGAACGCGAGCGATTAGAAGCCGATGAGCGGCAAGCGCGCCAGCGTCAAGAGTCCCAGCGCCATGCGGAAGAGGAAAAGCAGCGGACGCGAGAAGATCTCGCCCATCGTTTTGAGCAGCGCATGCAAGGGCTCATCAGCGGCGTTTCGAGTTCTGCCACGGCCTTGTCGCGCGTGTGCGAGTCGCTGACGGATTCCATTGAGAGCAGCCGTCACAAAGCCAGCCAAGTCGCGCATTCCGCTGACGAAACCACGGGCAACGTACAGAACGTCGCCTCCGCCGTGGATGAAATGTCGGCAACCGTTCAGGAAATCGCGGCGCAAATGGGGAATTCTGCCCGCGCAGTGCATTTTGCCGTTGAAAAAGTCGAAAAAGCGGACGAAACGGCTGCGCTGCTAGATTCAGCGACTGTTCAGATCGGCAAAATCGTCTTTACCATTAACGAAATCGCCGCTCAAATTAACCTGCTGGCGCTGAACGCCACGATTGAATCCGCCAGCGCCGGCGAGGCAGGACGCGGATTCGCCGTCGTCGCCAATGAAATCAAGACGCTGGCCGGTCAGACGCGTCAGGCGACCGCCGAAATCGCGCAGAACATCACCAACATCGAAAACGCTTCGCAGCAAGTGATTGACGTTCTCAGTGATATCAAAACCTCGATTCAGAGCGTCAACGAGACCTCCACGACAGTCTCCGGCGCCGTAGAAGAGCAGGGGTCCACCACGCGCGAAATCGCCCATAACATGAGCAACGCCGCCCGCGGGGTGACGCATATTAACGAAGGCCTCAGCGAAATCAGCGGCCTGTCGACGACAGCCGCCGCCGCCGCGCGGCAAACGCTGGAAGAGACCCGCTCGCTCTCCAGCGAGGCCGAACGCCTGAGCGCAGAGGTCAGCGCCTTCGTCAAAGAAGTGCGCGGCGAAGAAGCAGGCTCAAAGAATCCCGCCGATCGCCTTATGCTGGCTACCGTCTAG
- a CDS encoding response regulator codes for MSLQVVLIIGKDPGWASALMEKLAGESLVECLHLEKLEEARQLIDAVLPDLILLFADSLEAAGEDVNTFCRQIRERAFTDVGESKPVVVVQTDSPKEDKRIQYLLDGADDTLSSHLSPEELRVRVLVQLRRNIDTLSNNITLLPGLDLASKVIQRKINLQRLYPEMAWAVLLIELDNFDVYNEIYGYLAGNQALRTFAVMLANLVMAPDLIGHSAETDTFIVITSPDRAEKLSRLVCKQFAEVSPNFYSDKDRKRGYVVAVDEGRVSRRVPLLTVSIGVVNSETAQYESYKAAFTAGMDMKALARMSSGNTWVSDKFKLTGAKTVEEQPATPHILVVESDAALAFLLKTTLEMQHYEVEAVGTPKEALEAMAAVPAQLVLMDALLNDEESGWELCEAIKAQYPYATVIFMSTIHDRERALSAGADLYLPKPFELIALFSSIDRVLKVR; via the coding sequence ATGAGCCTGCAAGTCGTCCTGATTATCGGCAAGGATCCGGGCTGGGCTTCGGCCCTGATGGAAAAACTCGCCGGCGAATCGCTGGTCGAGTGCCTGCATCTGGAAAAACTCGAAGAAGCCCGCCAGCTCATCGACGCCGTGCTGCCGGATCTCATCCTGCTGTTTGCCGACAGTCTGGAAGCCGCCGGAGAAGACGTCAACACCTTCTGTCGCCAGATTCGTGAGCGGGCGTTTACCGATGTGGGCGAGTCCAAGCCGGTGGTCGTCGTCCAGACCGATTCGCCCAAAGAGGATAAACGCATCCAGTACCTGCTGGACGGCGCCGACGACACGCTCTCCAGCCATTTAAGCCCCGAAGAGCTGCGCGTGCGCGTGCTGGTCCAGTTGCGGCGCAATATCGACACGCTGTCGAATAATATTACCCTGCTGCCGGGTCTCGATCTGGCCTCGAAAGTCATCCAGCGCAAGATTAATCTGCAGCGCCTGTACCCGGAAATGGCCTGGGCCGTGCTGTTAATTGAGCTGGATAATTTCGACGTCTATAACGAAATTTACGGCTATCTGGCCGGGAATCAGGCCCTGCGGACGTTTGCCGTCATGCTGGCGAATCTGGTCATGGCGCCGGATTTAATTGGCCATTCGGCAGAAACCGATACGTTTATTGTCATTACCTCGCCCGATCGCGCCGAAAAGCTGTCGCGGCTGGTGTGCAAGCAGTTTGCCGAGGTGTCGCCGAATTTCTATTCCGATAAAGATCGTAAGCGCGGTTATGTCGTCGCTGTCGATGAAGGCCGGGTCAGCCGCCGCGTGCCGCTGCTGACGGTAAGCATCGGCGTGGTGAACAGCGAAACCGCGCAATACGAGTCGTATAAAGCCGCCTTCACCGCCGGGATGGATATGAAGGCGCTGGCCCGCATGAGTTCGGGCAATACCTGGGTGAGCGATAAATTCAAGCTCACGGGCGCTAAAACCGTCGAGGAGCAGCCCGCCACCCCGCATATTCTGGTGGTGGAAAGCGATGCGGCGCTGGCCTTTTTGCTCAAAACCACGCTTGAAATGCAGCATTACGAGGTCGAGGCCGTCGGCACGCCCAAGGAGGCGCTGGAGGCAATGGCAGCCGTTCCCGCGCAACTGGTGCTGATGGACGCCCTGCTCAACGACGAAGAAAGCGGCTGGGAGCTATGCGAGGCCATCAAGGCGCAATATCCTTACGCGACGGTGATCTTTATGTCCACCATCCACGATCGCGAGCGCGCGCTCAGCGCCGGGGCTGATCTCTACCTCCCCAAGCCCTTTGAATTAATTGCCCTGTTCTCCTCAATCGATCGCGTGCTGAAGGTTCGTTAA
- a CDS encoding HlyD family type I secretion periplasmic adaptor subunit, translating to MTLLTFKPRAAKPPLDDAHEFRPVLAEIESQPVSPLGRSMFWIVVAILVSAIAWLCIGKTDVVISVRGRLAPQGDVKTVQALETGVVREILAREGQRVKKGDPLMLLDPATTDPALDAAQANLAQLSQEMARLQASASGGAFAGGGEQKALYQAAMSAQAQRRDAQQAEIRRLESSIESNRVEQAQTRTTLQAYQTREQRMAQVLDIIPKDEYVRVQDEIAQLQSKIQTLGHDQDGLREQKRQIESQIQLGVEQFRTQTLSELEDKRKQANELMARMKETAFRRERQTITAPADGVIERVTIHTLGAVVTPAEPLMTLVPDNAPLMAQASAENRDVGFIRPGMPVSLKIDAFDFQKYGMIDGRVTRIAEDSQPVGAAAIAAQAPGKSAPETGEAVYRIEITPLKRALRVDGQPAPLSAGMTFTGEIKTGERRLIEFFIYPLIKHFNEGVSVR from the coding sequence ATGACGCTGCTGACGTTTAAGCCCCGCGCGGCAAAACCTCCGCTCGACGACGCCCATGAATTCCGGCCAGTGCTGGCCGAAATTGAATCGCAACCCGTCAGCCCGCTCGGGCGCAGCATGTTCTGGATTGTCGTCGCCATCCTCGTCAGCGCAATCGCCTGGCTGTGCATAGGCAAAACAGACGTCGTGATTTCCGTACGCGGACGGCTCGCCCCGCAAGGCGACGTCAAAACCGTACAGGCGCTGGAAACCGGCGTCGTACGCGAGATTCTGGCGCGCGAAGGACAGCGCGTTAAAAAGGGAGACCCGCTCATGCTGCTGGATCCCGCCACGACCGACCCAGCGCTGGATGCGGCGCAAGCCAATCTGGCGCAATTATCGCAGGAAATGGCGCGACTTCAGGCCAGCGCCAGCGGCGGCGCGTTTGCCGGCGGAGGCGAACAAAAGGCGCTGTATCAGGCGGCGATGAGCGCACAGGCGCAGCGCCGGGACGCCCAGCAGGCCGAAATCCGCCGGCTGGAGTCGAGCATTGAAAGCAATCGCGTCGAACAGGCCCAGACCCGCACCACGCTGCAAGCCTATCAAACCCGCGAACAACGCATGGCGCAAGTGCTGGACATCATCCCGAAAGACGAATACGTACGCGTACAGGACGAAATCGCGCAGTTACAAAGCAAAATCCAGACGCTGGGACACGATCAGGACGGCCTGCGCGAGCAGAAACGCCAAATTGAAAGCCAGATTCAGCTTGGCGTCGAGCAGTTTCGCACGCAGACCCTCAGCGAGCTGGAAGACAAGCGCAAGCAAGCCAACGAGCTGATGGCGCGCATGAAAGAAACCGCCTTCCGCCGCGAACGCCAGACCATTACAGCGCCTGCCGACGGAGTGATCGAGCGCGTGACGATTCATACCCTTGGCGCAGTAGTCACGCCCGCAGAACCACTGATGACGCTGGTCCCGGACAATGCGCCGCTCATGGCCCAAGCCTCGGCGGAAAATCGCGATGTCGGCTTTATTCGCCCCGGCATGCCGGTTTCGCTGAAAATCGACGCCTTCGACTTCCAGAAGTACGGCATGATTGACGGGCGCGTCACGCGTATCGCCGAAGACAGTCAGCCCGTGGGCGCTGCCGCCATCGCCGCGCAAGCGCCGGGCAAATCCGCGCCGGAAACCGGCGAGGCAGTCTACCGCATCGAGATCACCCCGCTGAAGCGCGCCTTACGCGTCGACGGCCAGCCCGCGCCGCTCAGCGCCGGCATGACGTTCACCGGCGAAATCAAGACCGGCGAGCGCCGTCTCATCGAGTTTTTCATCTACCCGCTCATTAAGCACTTTAACGAGGGCGTCAGCGTGCGCTAA
- a CDS encoding type I secretion system permease/ATPase, protein MQTGLIAFDAIAKLSHIAVDLRAIAREHGLASGEIPCEELLRIIQQSGFRAKRKTLEPEALENRYPLPAIALCEDGTYKVLLKINALAKKCLMYIPGHNGPCEWTLDELQAQTHGEFIILRSRQYNEYRQFGFRWFFEEIIKFRQVIAEVMIGSFFVQLFGLVTPLFTQVILDKVLVHHSLTTLNVLAVAFVGVTGFELLLNLSRNYIFTHTANKIDAKLGAKLFRHLFNLPYAYFESRPVGVIIARIRELDAIREFITNKSVTLMVDLLFSVVFVVMMALYSVPLTLLTLGFIVAIGLIYLIGTPAFRARLNTKFQMMAQSNSYLVESVTGVETVKSLAVEGAMQRKWEDYLGRYLGASFRLSALGSILGSLSSCLQKLQTICLLFFGVKLVLDNQLTVGQLIAFQMFANQFTAPVLRLVNLWNDFQQTLLGVDRLGDILNNPIESASEKEITLPKINGMIRFDNVGFRYTPGGPQVLDNVTLTIAPGLSVGVVGRSGSGKSTLAKLIQRLYIPTDGSIHIDDMDIRHLNARWLRYQIGVVPQESYLFSGTIQENISLPKPEAPMEEIIHVARLAGAHEFIAQLPDGYDTPVGERGSSLSGGQKQRIAIARALMTQPRILIFDEATSALDYESERVIQRNMKKIAEGRTMVIIAHRLSSVRHCDLIIAMDRGKVVEMGAHDELVGMGGYYWNLLEMEGHD, encoded by the coding sequence ATGCAAACCGGCCTGATTGCCTTTGACGCCATCGCCAAGCTGAGCCATATTGCCGTCGATTTGCGCGCCATCGCCCGCGAGCACGGTCTGGCCAGCGGCGAAATCCCGTGCGAGGAGCTGTTGCGCATCATCCAGCAATCTGGATTCCGCGCCAAACGCAAGACCCTGGAGCCCGAGGCGCTGGAGAACCGCTATCCGCTGCCCGCCATCGCCCTGTGCGAGGACGGCACCTATAAGGTATTGCTCAAAATCAACGCGCTGGCTAAAAAATGCCTGATGTACATTCCCGGCCATAACGGGCCGTGCGAATGGACGCTGGACGAGCTGCAAGCGCAGACTCACGGCGAATTTATCATTTTAAGAAGCCGTCAATACAACGAATACCGTCAATTTGGCTTCCGCTGGTTTTTTGAAGAAATCATCAAATTCCGCCAGGTCATCGCCGAGGTCATGATTGGCTCGTTCTTCGTCCAGCTTTTCGGCCTGGTCACGCCGCTCTTTACGCAGGTGATTCTCGACAAGGTGCTGGTTCATCACAGCCTGACGACGCTCAACGTACTGGCCGTGGCCTTTGTCGGCGTCACGGGCTTTGAACTGCTGCTGAATCTCAGTCGCAATTATATCTTCACCCACACGGCCAATAAAATTGACGCCAAGCTCGGAGCCAAACTCTTTCGGCATCTGTTTAACCTGCCCTACGCCTACTTCGAAAGCCGCCCGGTCGGCGTCATTATCGCCCGCATCCGCGAACTGGACGCGATTCGCGAATTTATCACCAATAAATCGGTCACGTTGATGGTCGACTTACTGTTCTCGGTCGTCTTCGTGGTCATGATGGCCCTGTACAGCGTGCCGCTTACGCTCCTGACGCTGGGCTTTATCGTCGCCATCGGGCTGATTTATCTCATCGGCACGCCTGCCTTTCGCGCGCGCCTCAACACGAAATTCCAGATGATGGCGCAATCCAACTCCTATCTCGTTGAATCCGTCACCGGCGTGGAAACCGTCAAATCGCTGGCGGTCGAAGGCGCCATGCAACGCAAGTGGGAAGATTATCTGGGCCGATACCTCGGCGCCAGTTTTCGGCTGTCGGCGCTGGGCAGCATCCTGGGCTCGCTGTCGTCCTGCCTGCAAAAACTCCAGACCATTTGCCTGCTGTTTTTCGGCGTCAAGCTGGTACTGGACAATCAACTGACGGTCGGCCAACTCATCGCCTTTCAAATGTTCGCCAACCAGTTTACCGCCCCGGTATTGCGTCTGGTGAATTTATGGAATGATTTTCAGCAAACCCTGCTGGGCGTCGATCGCCTCGGCGATATTCTGAATAATCCCATTGAGAGCGCCTCTGAGAAAGAAATCACCCTGCCGAAAATCAACGGCATGATCCGTTTTGATAATGTCGGATTCCGCTATACGCCGGGCGGCCCACAGGTGCTGGACAATGTGACTTTAACCATCGCCCCCGGTCTGAGCGTCGGCGTCGTCGGGCGAAGCGGCAGCGGCAAAAGCACGCTGGCCAAGCTCATTCAGCGCCTGTATATTCCCACCGACGGGTCGATTCATATTGACGATATGGATATCCGCCATCTCAACGCGCGCTGGTTGCGTTATCAGATCGGCGTCGTGCCGCAGGAGAGCTATTTATTCAGCGGAACGATTCAGGAGAATATCAGCCTTCCCAAGCCAGAAGCGCCCATGGAAGAAATCATTCATGTCGCCCGTCTGGCAGGCGCGCACGAATTTATCGCCCAATTGCCCGATGGGTATGACACCCCGGTCGGCGAGCGCGGCTCATCGTTATCCGGCGGTCAGAAGCAGCGCATCGCCATCGCCCGCGCATTAATGACGCAACCCCGTATCCTGATTTTCGATGAAGCCACTTCAGCGCTCGATTACGAGTCTGAGCGCGTCATTCAGCGCAACATGAAAAAAATCGCCGAAGGCCGCACGATGGTGATTATTGCGCATCGTCTCTCCTCGGTGCGGCATTGCGATTTAATCATCGCGATGGATCGCGGCAAAGTCGTGGAGATGGGGGCGCATGATGAATTAGTGGGCATGGGGGGCTATTACTGGAATTTATTAGAGATGGAAGGCCATGATTAA
- a CDS encoding methionine adenosyltransferase: MSTSRFLFTSESVSEGHPDKVCDQISDAILDAFLSQDPNARVACETTATTGMVLICGEITSSAYVDIPGVARKMIEQIGYVGPHGGGFDAKTCAVLTSIDEQSPDIAGGVNDAHETRGQQGDDLDKTGAGDQGIMFGYACDETPDFMPMPIDVAHGLVRKLADVRKSGQMGYLRPDSKSQVTIEYVDGRPYRVDTIVISAQHDPEIDGETDNAKIQARIAADVRRYVIDPVFAPLSVKPDAQTKYFINPSGRFVVGGPQGDAGLTGRKIIVDTYGGYSRHGGGAFSGKDPTKVDRSAAYAARHVAKNIVAAGLASKCELQVSYAIGVARPVSVNVNTFGTGVVSDDDLAAIVMTRFDLRPEAIIRQFDLRGLPGKRGGAFYQHLAAYGHMGRTDLQDVPWERLDHVAALKEAASGKKSETGRQPAASGVS; this comes from the coding sequence ATGTCCACATCCCGATTCCTGTTTACTTCAGAATCCGTCAGTGAAGGCCACCCGGACAAGGTGTGCGACCAGATTAGCGACGCCATCCTTGACGCCTTCCTCTCGCAAGACCCTAACGCCCGCGTGGCGTGTGAAACCACTGCCACTACCGGCATGGTGCTCATTTGTGGCGAAATTACGTCATCCGCCTACGTTGATATCCCAGGCGTGGCCCGCAAAATGATTGAGCAAATCGGCTATGTCGGCCCGCACGGCGGCGGATTCGACGCCAAAACCTGCGCCGTGCTGACCAGCATTGACGAGCAATCCCCCGACATCGCCGGCGGCGTCAATGACGCCCACGAAACGCGCGGCCAGCAAGGCGATGACCTCGACAAAACCGGCGCTGGCGATCAGGGCATTATGTTCGGCTACGCCTGCGACGAGACGCCCGACTTCATGCCCATGCCCATCGACGTGGCCCACGGTCTGGTTCGCAAGCTCGCCGACGTGCGCAAAAGCGGACAGATGGGCTACCTGCGCCCCGACAGCAAGTCGCAGGTGACCATCGAATACGTTGACGGTCGCCCTTACCGCGTTGACACCATCGTCATCAGCGCCCAGCACGACCCCGAAATTGATGGCGAAACGGATAACGCCAAAATTCAGGCCCGCATCGCCGCCGACGTGCGCCGTTACGTCATCGACCCGGTTTTCGCGCCACTGTCCGTCAAGCCGGATGCGCAGACCAAGTATTTCATCAATCCCAGCGGGCGTTTTGTCGTTGGCGGGCCGCAAGGCGACGCCGGGCTGACAGGCCGCAAGATTATCGTTGACACGTATGGCGGGTATTCGCGCCATGGCGGCGGGGCCTTTAGCGGCAAGGATCCCACCAAGGTCGATCGCTCGGCGGCATACGCGGCGCGGCATGTGGCCAAAAATATCGTCGCAGCCGGTCTGGCCAGCAAGTGCGAATTGCAGGTGAGTTACGCCATTGGCGTGGCGCGCCCGGTCTCGGTGAACGTCAACACCTTCGGGACAGGCGTCGTCAGCGACGATGATCTCGCCGCCATCGTGATGACGCGCTTTGACCTTCGCCCTGAGGCCATTATCCGCCAATTCGACCTGCGCGGTCTGCCGGGCAAGCGCGGCGGGGCGTTCTACCAGCATCTGGCCGCTTACGGGCACATGGGTCGCACGGATCTCCAGGACGTGCCGTGGGAACGGCTCGATCACGTGGCGGCGCTCAAGGAGGCCGCCTCCGGAAAAAAGTCTGAGACCGGTCGCCAGCCTGCCGCCAGCGGCGTTTCGTAG